AGTATGGGGCGAAGAACACCCTGATCTGCCACGTGAGTAACTTCCACCCCCCTGACATCTCCATCGAGCTGATGAAGGATGGAGTGGAGCTCCCCGACGCCAAGCAGACAGACCTGGCCTTCAAACAGGACTGGCACTTCCATCTGACCAAGAACGTGGAGTTCACACCCAATGGCGGACAGAAGTACAGCTGCAGGGTCACTCATAGCGGGAAGGTGAACGAGTACGCCTGGGGTGAGTTGAGATCAGCCAAGGAACCGACACActggacagaaaaataaaactgtatcaGCATGTGATACACAGTAAAGTAGGCAATAAAAAGAGATAATCGGAAGAAATAAATCGACTGACATTTCTGATAAACATACATTTATCACGGCTGAAATGTTGAGTGAAGAATTTTTCAATGTTTCATCAATAGAGAATAAAAATAGAGAAAGGAAAagttccttcctccttccttgtAGGTTTGCAGCAAAATAGACAATTATAGACATCACATGTCAAATCATTAGCCTTGATAAACAAGACAATCAAAGGAcatgtaaaacatgttaatgcaCATAAAGAAAAGATTCAGTGGTAAATGCAAATTCTGGCTCACCAGCTTTTATGAGATGGATAAAAACTtatatattctttttcttttttgttttacagagcCAAACATGTAACTGTCAACAAAGGCCCACTTTGGTAAGTTCATTTCTTTATCGTACAGTGACGCTACACCAGGAATGTCTCATTTGATTGCCACGTAAGatgttgatttgttgttgtctgctgtataatgttttgatgtgttttttctcctcctaGAGATTTTGGCCTCAGCTATGGCAGCCTTTTGTTCTTCACATCTCCAATCAACAAGATCACAATTTCTCAACTTTTCTCTACACAAAGTCAACTATCAATAGCATATTAGAGgtgaatgtaaatgttcagTTACTATCTTAATATGAGAGAACTCAAGGGCTGCAGGtcatttagtctttttttttttaatttagcagTGTGCTAAAGTGTGATTACTTGCAacttatttttcatctttggc
The sequence above is drawn from the Seriola aureovittata isolate HTS-2021-v1 ecotype China chromosome 22, ASM2101889v1, whole genome shotgun sequence genome and encodes:
- the b2m gene encoding beta-2-microglobulin, whose amino-acid sequence is MNIALCVAVMVAVCLSVDAKVSPPKVQVYSRNPGEYGAKNTLICHVSNFHPPDISIELMKDGVELPDAKQTDLAFKQDWHFHLTKNVEFTPNGGQKYSCRVTHSGKVNEYAWEPNM